In Raphanus sativus cultivar WK10039 chromosome 5, ASM80110v3, whole genome shotgun sequence, the following proteins share a genomic window:
- the LOC108859134 gene encoding uncharacterized protein LOC108859134: MGKRRGVSAVNVVFGWLRQQSKMVKIALGVILSLILVVFLRFTVKNHNHFFVASELIHAAGIIILIYKLTRQKTCSGLSLKSQEVTAVFLAVRLICSINMEGDIHTVLDFATLVSTLWVIYMIRFKLKASYVKTLDNFHHYYVLVPSAILAFIIHPSSRYTYINRVMWAFCVYSESVSVLPQLRLMQNAQIIEPFTAHYVFALGIARFLACAHWLIQVFETRGHYLWLIGAGYFWFPMALLAEAVQTFILADFCYYYVKSAMEGQLVLKMPV; the protein is encoded by the exons ATGGGGAAGAGAAGAGGCGTATCCGCCGTCAACGTTGTATTTGGGTGGCTGAGACAGCAATCGAAAATGGTTAAGATAGCTTTAGGGGTCATCCTCTCTCTGATCCTCGTCGTATTTCTTAGATTCACCGTTAAGAATCACAACCACTTCTTTGTTGCCTCTGAGCTCATCCATGCCGCCGGAATCATAATCCTCATCTATAAACTCACCCGTCAAAAGACTTGCTCGG GTCTTTCTTTAAAGTCTCAAGAAGTGACAGCAGTGTTTCTTGCTGTGAGGCTGATATGCAGTATAAACATGGAAGGTGATATCCATACAGTTCTTGATTTCGCCACTTTGGTTTCGACTTTGTGGGTCATTTATATGATTCGGTTCAAGCTGAAAGCATCTTATGTGAAGACTCTGGACAATTTCCACCATTACTATGTG CTTGTTCCATCTGCTATCCTTGCTTTCATTATCCACCCGAGTTCGAGATATACTTACATCAACCGTGTCATGTGGGCGTTTTGCGTTTACTCGGAATCTGTCTCTGTTCTGCCTCAGCTTCGATTAATGCAGAATGCTCAA ATCATAGAGCCTTTCACAGCTCATTACGTGTTTGCGCTAGGTATCGCTAGATTTTTAGCATGTGCTCATTGGCTTATCCAG GTCTTTGAGACTCGTGGACATTACCTATGGCTGATCGGCGCTGGTTACTTCTGGTTCCCGATGGCTCTATTAGCCGAGGCCGTTCAAACCTTCATCCTTGCTGACTTCTGCTACTACTATGTCAAAAG TGCTATGGAGGGTCAGCTTGTATTGAAGATGCCCGTTTAG
- the LOC108859901 gene encoding phosphoinositide phosphatase SAC4, with amino-acid sequence MQEFKLFETQSNFYMIGWSGNRVYRVLKIDRFDASEITLKIPLPIPKKNATSCLNGYTKTTRPQAASNWSVSVMASLGSLSFGDHTTCGHRVYEVSKSEIISLRNSCVLSNIANSRDENRYKKLLCMVDLTKNFFFSYYFSIMRSSMRIYVTMRVVIFSIRKCLCGTCS; translated from the exons ATGCAAGAATTTAAACTCTTTGAAACTCAATCG aattTCTATATGATTGGTTGGAGTGGTAATAGAGTGTATAGAGTACTAAAGATAGACCGTTTTGATGCATCTGAGATTACTCTGAAGATTCCACTGCCTATACCAAAAAAGAATGCTACGAGTTGCTTAAACGGATACACGAAGACAACAAGGCCACAGGCAGCCTCAAACTGGTCAGTCTCTGTTATGGCATCACTG GGTTCATTAAGTTTTGGGGACCATACTACATGTGGTCACAGGGTCTATGAAGTGTCGAAGAGTGAGATAATTTCTTTGCGTAATTCTTGCGTGCTTTCCAACATTGCAAATTCAAGAGACGAGAACAG GTACAAGAAGCTCCTGTGTATGGTGGACCTTACAAAGAACTTCTTTTTCAGCTATTATTTCAGTATAATGCGTAGTTCCATGAGAATATATGTGACCATGAGAGTGGTGATATTCTCTATAAGAAAATGTTTGTGTGGTACGTGTTCTTGA